In Pseudomonas campi, the sequence CTGACCTACAACGTGCCGCTGGCCACCCCTGCCAACTGGGCCGTGGGCCAGGATGTCATCGTGGCCCTGGCGCTCAATGACGAGCAGGCCCGTGAGAAGTACGGCAGCATCGACATCAAGCTGCCTTACCTGCGCACCACCCCGGCACCGAAGTAAGGCAGTCCCAGCCCTGGAGGAAATGGCGGGCTGGCGAGTGCAGCCGCGCCCAGGCACTTTTCAGACATACACGCTGAACAATAAAAAACCGCCCAATCGGGCGGTTTTTCTATTACGGATTACCGGGTTCGCTCACATTGCAGTGAGGGGGCAATCGCCACCTAGCCGCGGTCCAGCTCCTCCTGCTTGGCCAGGAATTCTTCCTCCAGCAAGGCATCGGTGAGGACTACTTCGCCGGGTTCGCCGATGCGCCCGGTGGAGACCACCTTGGTTTCCAGACGGCCAGACAGATGCTCCAGGGCGTGACGCATTTTCTCGACGGCACCATCCACGGCGATGCCCATTTCATCGGACTTGTGGGTGACGGAGATAGGTTGATGGCCTTTCGGGCGG encodes:
- a CDS encoding HPF/RaiA family ribosome-associated protein, which encodes MQVQVHTNQIEGSARLQEWVSSAVLDKLDHFDEFLTRVVVHISDENAHKAGADDKRCHIEARPKGHQPISVTHKSDEMGIAVDGAVEKMRHALEHLSGRLETKVVSTGRIGEPGEVVLTDALLEEEFLAKQEELDRG